DNA from Evansella sp. LMS18:
AAGTCGGATATTCTCGTTTCCAGCTGATCCTGCGGCACAAACTCTTTTTCTCCCGTATCCCGCCGAACAAGCACTGCCTGCCCCTTTTCAATATCTTTAGGCCCCACTTCAAGCCGGAGAGGAACACCTTTCATCTCATATTCATTGAATTTCCAGCCAGGTTTTTTGTCGCTGGCGTCAATACCTGTCCTGAACTTAGCCGAGAGCTTTTCCTTCAGCTCATACGCATGGTCAAGAACCCCTTCTTTATGCTGGGCAATCGGAAGAATCATCAGTTCAGTCGGAGCGACTTTTGGCGGCATTATGAGTCCCCGATCGTCCCCATGGACCATAATCATCGCCCCGATAACCCTTGTTGTAAAACCCCAGGAGGTCTGATGTACATACTGCAGCTTTCCGTCTTTATCTGTGTATTGAATTCCAAAAGCCCTTGCAAAACCGTCACCGAAGTGGTGGGAAGTCGCTGTCTGCAATGCTTTGCCGTCATGCATCAGGCTTTCGATCGTATATGTGAGCTTTGCTCCGGCAAACTTTTCCTTATCCGTTTTCTGACCTTTAATTACCGGAATAGCCAGATAGTTTTCTGCGATTTCCGCATAAACATCCAGCATTTTCTCTGTTTCTTCTAATGCTTCCTCGTCTGTTGCGTGGCAAGTATGCCCTTCCTGCCATAAAAACTCCAGTGTTCTGAGGAACGGACGCGTCGTTTTTTCCCAGCGAACAACATTGGACCATTGGTTATATAGCTTTGGCAGGTCTCTGAATGAGTGGATAATATTTTTATAATGCTCACAGAAAAGTACTTCAGAAGTAGGTCTGACACAAAGGCGTTCGGTTAGTTCCTCTGAACCGCCGTGTGTCACCCAAGCTACCTCAGGGGCGAACCCTTCAATATGGTCTTTTTCTTTTTCGAGCAGACTCTCCGGTATAAAAAGCGGCATATATACATTTTCATGCCCTGTTTCCTTAATTCTCCTGTCCAGGGCACCTTTAATATTTTCCCATAATGCATATCCGTAAGGCCGGATAATCATGGAACCCCTTACGCTGGAATAGTCTACCAGATCCGCTTTGGTGACAACGTCCGTGTACCACTGGGCGAAGTCTTCGTCCATGGAAGTAATATCTTTAACAAACTCTTTTGCCATAATAAGCACCTCTTTTATATTTTTTGTTGATACCGTTTGATCCGGCCTGGTCAGTTACATCAGGATGGGCTTTCTGGACAAATTCTGTGATTTTGTCTCGCATTTGTCCTGCAATTTTGGTTTGCTGGACAAATCTCACTCCTTGACGGCAAATTTGTCCAGATTAATCGCTTTGCTGGACAAATCTCAGCCATAAAACAAAGATTTGTCCAGATTAGGTGATAAAATTTCCAGTATATCCCATTATTAGGATATTGCCTGGACAAATTCTGTCTGTTTTACTTAAATTTGTCCTGCAATTGCATTTTGCTGGACAAATCTCATTCCCAGACGGCTAATTTGTCCAGATTAATCGCTTTGCTGGACAAATTTCAGCCATAAAACAAAGATTTGTCCAGATTAGGTGATAAAATTTTCAGTATATTCCATTGTTTGGGTAT
Protein-coding regions in this window:
- the proS gene encoding proline--tRNA ligase, with protein sequence MAKEFVKDITSMDEDFAQWYTDVVTKADLVDYSSVRGSMIIRPYGYALWENIKGALDRRIKETGHENVYMPLFIPESLLEKEKDHIEGFAPEVAWVTHGGSEELTERLCVRPTSEVLFCEHYKNIIHSFRDLPKLYNQWSNVVRWEKTTRPFLRTLEFLWQEGHTCHATDEEALEETEKMLDVYAEIAENYLAIPVIKGQKTDKEKFAGAKLTYTIESLMHDGKALQTATSHHFGDGFARAFGIQYTDKDGKLQYVHQTSWGFTTRVIGAMIMVHGDDRGLIMPPKVAPTELMILPIAQHKEGVLDHAYELKEKLSAKFRTGIDASDKKPGWKFNEYEMKGVPLRLEVGPKDIEKGQAVLVRRDTGEKEFVPQDQLETRISDLLEEIQQNLFNKAKEKQQEKTYTATNYEEFKQTFDQKSGFVKAMWCGETACEEKIKEETGVTSRCIPNEEEKISEICVCCGKKAEKMVYWAKAY